GCCCGGATTCGGAAGTGCTCGACCGGGATTCGGCGGTGTCGAACACGGCCGCGCGTCCGCGTGGACCGCGGCGGCCGCCCCGCCGCCGCAATCCGGCGGTCCCGCACCGGCGCTCGATGTGATCGAGGTGGATTCGCTTGCGCTGCTGGAGGACCGGTTCCGGCAGGTGCTGCTCATGGTGTCCGGGGCCGGGCACGAGCACGGGTTCGACCTGGGCGCATTGGATCCCGCCGAACTGACCGGACTGCCGGGCGTGCAGGAGCTGCTCGCGCTGCTCGAGATCACCCAGTTCGCGAAGGACGGCCGCTGGGATGCGATCGTGGTGGACTGCCCGCCGTCGGCGGACATGCTGCGCATCGTCACCGCGCCGGACACGTTGCTCGGGTACGTGGAACGGGTATGGCCCGCGCATGCGCGAACATTCGAGGCGATCGGTACCGACTTCCGCAAGGCGGTGCTGGCGGTGACCGTGGAACAGATCGTGCAGGCCGTGAGCGAGGCTCGCGATCTGCTGGCGGACCGGACCCGCACGGGCGCCCGGCTGGTGACCGCTCCCGAGCAGGTGGCGGTGGCGGAGTCGGCGCGGGTGCGGTCGGCGGCGGCGCTTTTGGGCTTGCGGCTGGACGCGGTGCTGGTCAACAAGGTGCTGCCGGAGCTGCCGCCTCCCGGCCCGGCCGGGCCGTCGCATCCGGCGGTGCAGTGGTATTTCAACCGGCGCGGTGAGCAACTCGACGTGGTGGGCCGGCTGCGGGAGCGGCTGCGCGGCGTCGCGGTGCGGGTGGTGGGCCACGCCGGGGCCGAACCGGTGGGCCTGAGTTCGCTGGCGGCGCTGTCCTACGCGGTGGACGCGAGTGGTGACTGGGTGGGCGGGCCGCCGATCCCTATGCTTGGCACAGATGCGGACGGTGTGCTGCCCGTCCCCGCCGAGCCGATGGTGCGACTCGAGTCGGGTGCGGGCGTGCACTCGGTGTTCGCGATGCGCATGCATCTGCCGGTGGTCGATCCGTCGACCCTGCGGCTGGGACGAGTGGAGGACGATTTGATCGTGGGAGCGGACGGGGTCCGGCGACGCTTGCGGCTGGCCCCGGTATTGCGGCGGTGCACGGTCGAGACCGCCGAACTCGACGGCGACCAGTTGGTCATCCGCTTCCGGCCCGACCCGCAGGTCTGGCCGAAATGACCACCACCCACACCCGTCCCGGCCACCCCGACGAGAACCTCGGCGAATTCGCCGAGGAACTGCGGCTGCTCGCCGAGGCCGTCCTCGAACGCGTCGAACCGGTGCTGCGCCGCACCGCCTCCGACGGGCGCACCGAATGGGCCAGCTGCAGCTGGTGTCCGGTCTGCGCGGCCGCGGCCATCGTGCGCGGCGAACACCACGATGTGGTGGCGGCCATCGCCGAACACGGCACCGCCATCGTCACCGTGCTGCGTGAGGCGCTGGCGGGGGTGCCGGTGGAACCGGTGATTCCGCCCGAACTGGACCCGGATTCGCCGGAGTATCACGCCTGGCATCGGCACATGTCCGCCGCCGCAAGCGCTTTCGCGGATCGGCCGTTCGCCGACGCCTACGCGGCCGCGCGTGGTGACGCGGAACCGGCCGGTGCCGGTGAGTCCAATGGTGCGGGCGAAACTTCTTGGGCCGCACAGGAATCCGCGTCCGCCAGCCGTACGCACGCCCCGGGCGCGGGACTGGCCGCGGTGTTCACCCGCTTCCTGGCCGGCGCGCAGGGCCGGGCGGCGACGCGAAACCAGCACGGCGGCAACGCGTCCGGTGCGCAGCACGGCACCGCCGCGGCGCAAGGCAGTGCTGCCGCCGCGCACGACGGCGCTGCCGCCCCGCGCGAAGACGCCGCCGTCCCGCGCGACGGTGCTGCCGGATCGCACGACCGGGCTCCCGGTGCGCGCCGGGCCAAGTACACGCCCATCGACGTGACCATCAAGGGATGAGGGACGGTGAGGATGTGCCGCTGACCGTAGGTATCGATGTGGGCGGCACGAACATTCGGGCCTCCGTGGTGGACGGGTCGGGCGAGGTGCTCGACACCGTGACCGCCCCGACCCCGCATTCCGCGCGCGCCCTCGAGGACGGCTTGGCCCGCGCGGTGCGGGAGCTGAGCGGCCGGCACGCCATCGGCGCGGTCGGCCTGGCGGTCGCCGGGTTCGTGGACGAGGACCGCGCCACCGTGCGCTTCGCCCCGCATCTGCCGTGGGAGGACGCGCCGGTCGCGCAGCGGCTCACCGACCGGCTCGGGCTGCCGGTGATCCTCGAGCACGACGCCAATGCGGCGCTGTGGGCGGAATACCGCTTCGGCGCGGCGGCGGGCGGGCGCAATGTGGTGCTGGTGGCCATCGGCACCGGCATCGGCGCGGCCCTGCTGATCAACGGGCAGCTGTATCGCGGAAGCTACGGTGTCGCACCGGAACTCGGGCATCTGACGGTGGTGCCGAACGGCCGCGCCTGCCCCTGCGGCAAGCGGGGCTGCTGGGAAAGGTATTGCAGCGGAACGGCGCTGGTGGACACCGCGCTCGAACTGCTGGCCACCGATCCGCAGCGCTCGACCCTGCTGGCCCGCGAATCCGGCCGCGACCCGGGTTCGCTGACCGGCCGCCGGGTGGCGGGCGCGGCCCAGGACGGGGACCCGGTCGCCCTCGAGGTGCTGGCCGATTTCGCGCGCTGGCTCGGCCTCGGACTGGCTTTCGTCAGTGACCTTTTCGACCCGGATCTGATCGTGGTCGCCGGCGGCGTCGGCAGTTCGGCCCCGCAGTTCCTCGACGACGCGCGCGAGCACTACGCGGCCTCCATCACCGGGGCCCGGCACCGCCGCCTCGCGCGCATCCGCACCGCCCAGCTCGGTGAGGCCGCGGGCATGATCGGCGCGGCCGAGTTGGCCCGCGCGGCAGTGCTGGTCAGCCAGAACGGGGTCGCGGCGCATCGCTGACCGTTGCCTACTCGGCAACTGATTTGGCGCCGATGGGGGTAACTCGTCGGGGACGCCTGAGATCGGTTCGGCGCCTGACCGCCGGCACGGGTGTGGGACTGGCAACGGCTCTCGGCCGTCCGCTGAAGTTTCGGGGAGGCGGTATCGAGAATCCAGTCCATGCGGGTTGGTCACGTAGTTGTGTCGGCGGTAGGGTGGGCAAGCAGTAGTGGTGCCCGCAACGAGGCCGGTCCCGGGTATCGAAACAGGGGAAAGGACGCAATGTTCTACTGGCTGCTGAAGTACGTCTTGGTGGGGCCGCTGATGCATCTCATCAACCGGCCGAAGGTTGAGGGCGTCGAGAACATCCCACCGAAGGGCGCGGCCATTCTGGCCGGCAACCATCTGTCGTTCACCGACTGGCTGTTCACCCCGCTCATGAGCCCGCGCCGGATCACCTATCTGGCCAAGGCCGAATACTTCACCACTCCGGGTCTCAAGGGCCGGCTGCAGAAGTTCTTCTTCTCCGGCACCGGCCAGTACCCGATCGACCGGTCCGGTG
This sequence is a window from Nocardia yunnanensis. Protein-coding genes within it:
- a CDS encoding ArsA family ATPase — protein: MFQPPDPVYSPGFGSARPGFGGVEHGRASAWTAAAAPPPQSGGPAPALDVIEVDSLALLEDRFRQVLLMVSGAGHEHGFDLGALDPAELTGLPGVQELLALLEITQFAKDGRWDAIVVDCPPSADMLRIVTAPDTLLGYVERVWPAHARTFEAIGTDFRKAVLAVTVEQIVQAVSEARDLLADRTRTGARLVTAPEQVAVAESARVRSAAALLGLRLDAVLVNKVLPELPPPGPAGPSHPAVQWYFNRRGEQLDVVGRLRERLRGVAVRVVGHAGAEPVGLSSLAALSYAVDASGDWVGGPPIPMLGTDADGVLPVPAEPMVRLESGAGVHSVFAMRMHLPVVDPSTLRLGRVEDDLIVGADGVRRRLRLAPVLRRCTVETAELDGDQLVIRFRPDPQVWPK
- a CDS encoding ROK family protein, which gives rise to MRDGEDVPLTVGIDVGGTNIRASVVDGSGEVLDTVTAPTPHSARALEDGLARAVRELSGRHAIGAVGLAVAGFVDEDRATVRFAPHLPWEDAPVAQRLTDRLGLPVILEHDANAALWAEYRFGAAAGGRNVVLVAIGTGIGAALLINGQLYRGSYGVAPELGHLTVVPNGRACPCGKRGCWERYCSGTALVDTALELLATDPQRSTLLARESGRDPGSLTGRRVAGAAQDGDPVALEVLADFARWLGLGLAFVSDLFDPDLIVVAGGVGSSAPQFLDDAREHYAASITGARHRRLARIRTAQLGEAAGMIGAAELARAAVLVSQNGVAAHR